The nucleotide window CCGACATCGGGCTGTGGGTCACGAAGCAGATGCGCGAGCTTGGCGACATCGTCTACGTGGGCCAGGTCGACGCGATGCGCCGCATCGACGTGAGCGACGCGTGGATCGAGATCGGCGCGGGCGTGAGCGTCGAGCGAGGCTATGCCGAACTCGCGAAGCATTACCCGGAACTCGAAGAGATGTGGCAGCGCTTCGCCTCGCTGCCCATCCGCAACGCGGGCACGATAGGTGGCAACGTCGCGAACGGCTCGCCCATCGGCGACTCGATGCCGGGGCTCATCGCACTCGGCGCGCGCGTGGTGCTGCGCGGCGGCGACGTCGAGCGCGAAATGCCGCTTGAAGACCTCTATCTCGCGTACCAGAAGAAGGACATGGCCGAGCACGAGTTCGTGCTCGCGCTCAAGGTGCCCACGCGCACCGGCGCGCGTGCGAACCTGCGTTTTCGCACCTACAAGGTCTCGAAGCGCTTTGACTCGGACATCTCGGCCGTGTGCGCCGCCTACGCGTATATCGCCGATGGCGACGTGATCCGCGAGCCGCGCATCGCCTTTGGCGGCATGGCCGCGACACCGAAGCGCGCGACCCACGCAGAAGGCGTGCTCGCCGACGCGCAATGGCACGAAGCCACGGCGCAGGCCGCGATGATCGCTCTCGGCAAGGACTACGCGCCGCTTTCCGACATGCGCGCGACGAGCGACTACCGCCTCGAAGCCGCGAAGAACACGATGTACCGCTTCTGGCTCGAAACGCGCCCGCACAACCCGCTTGCGCCGCAGGCGCTCAATGTGCGCAACGTAGCGGCAGAGACGGCTTGAGACATTCAGGAACCGGAAAAGACATACGGAGAACGAAACAATGAACCAGCAAGCCGAACCGTTCCTGGACGAACTCAAGGCACGCGAGCCCTTCGCGCAAGTGCACGTTTCGCGGCCGCACGAATCCGCGCATTTGCATGTGAGCGGCCGCGCCACCTATACCGACGACATTCCGGTCGTGGCTGGCACGCTGCACGCCGCCCTGGGCCTCTCGCAGAAGCCGCACGCGCGCATCGTTTCGATGAACCTCGCGAAAGTGCGCGCGACGCCGGGCGTCGTGGCCGTGCTCACGGCCGAGGACATCCCCGGCGTGAACGACTGCGGCCCGATCATCCACGATGATCCGGTGCTCGCCGATGGCGTCGTGCAGTACGTGGGCCAGCCGATGTTCATCGTCGTGGCGACTTCGCACGATACGGCGCGCCTGGCCGCCCGGCGCGCCGAAGTGCAATACGAAGAGCTGCCCGCCGTGCTCACGGCGCAGCAGGCGCGCGCCGCGCAGCAGTCGGTGCTGCCGCCGATGAAGCTTGCACGCGGCGAGGCGTCCACGCGTGCCGCGCGCGCCGCGCACCGCCATGAAGGCGAGATGCTGCTGGGCGGCCAGGAGCAGTTCTATCTCGAGGGCCAGATCGCCTACGCGGTGCCGAAGGACGACGACGGCATGCACGTGTGGTGCTCCACGCAGCACCCGAGCGAAATGCAGCACCTCGTTGCGCATGTGCTGGGCGTCGCGTCGCACAACGTGCTCGTGGAATGCCGCCGCATGGGCGGCGGTTTTGGTGGCAAGGAATCGCAGTCGGGCCTCTTCGCGTGCTGCGCGGCGCTCGCCGCATGGAAGCTCCTGTGCCCCGTGAAGCTGCGCCCCGATCGCGACGACGACATGATGGTCACGGGCAAGCGCCACGATTTCCACTATACGTACGAAGTCGGCTACGACGATCAGGGCACGATCGAAGGCGTGTCGGTCGACATGACCTCGCGCTGCGGCTTTTCCGCGGACCTTTCCGGTCCGGTGATGACGCGCGCGGTCTGCCACTTCGACAACGCCTACTGGCTGCCCGACGTGTCGATCGCCGGATTCTGCGGCAAGACCAACACGCAGTCCAATACGGCGTTTCGCGGCTTCGGCGGCCCTCAGGGCGCATTCGCGATCGAGTACATCATGGACGACGTGGCGCGCTCGCTCGGCCTTGATTCGCTCGACGTGCGCCGCCGCAATCTCTATGGCAAGACGCAAAACAACGAGACGCCCTACGGCCAGGTCGTGGAGGACAACGTCATTCACGAGCTGATCGACGAGCTGGTGGAAACGA belongs to Paraburkholderia flagellata and includes:
- the xdhB gene encoding xanthine dehydrogenase molybdopterin binding subunit gives rise to the protein MNQQAEPFLDELKAREPFAQVHVSRPHESAHLHVSGRATYTDDIPVVAGTLHAALGLSQKPHARIVSMNLAKVRATPGVVAVLTAEDIPGVNDCGPIIHDDPVLADGVVQYVGQPMFIVVATSHDTARLAARRAEVQYEELPAVLTAQQARAAQQSVLPPMKLARGEASTRAARAAHRHEGEMLLGGQEQFYLEGQIAYAVPKDDDGMHVWCSTQHPSEMQHLVAHVLGVASHNVLVECRRMGGGFGGKESQSGLFACCAALAAWKLLCPVKLRPDRDDDMMVTGKRHDFHYTYEVGYDDQGTIEGVSVDMTSRCGFSADLSGPVMTRAVCHFDNAYWLPDVSIAGFCGKTNTQSNTAFRGFGGPQGAFAIEYIMDDVARSLGLDSLDVRRRNLYGKTQNNETPYGQVVEDNVIHELIDELVETSGYRKRRAAIREFNANNDVLKKGIALTPVKFGIAFNVTHFNQAGALVHIYTDGSVLVNHGGTEMGQGLNTKVAQVVAHELGIEFGRVRVTATDTSKVANTSATAASTGTDLNGKAAQDAARQLRERLAALAATTYGKGEVNAADVCFANESVIVGETIVPFETLVSKAYLARVQLWSDGFYTTPKLYWDQATLRGRPFYYYSYGAAVSEVVIDTLTGEMRVLRADALHDVGASLNPALDVGQVEGGFIQGMGWLTTEELWWKPDGKLMTHAPSTYKIPTVNDTPAEFNVRLFKNRNAEDSIHRSKAVGEPPLLLPFSVFFAIRDAVASVADYRFNPPMNAPATAEEILKGVRAVRTMAREGSAK
- the xdhA gene encoding xanthine dehydrogenase small subunit produces the protein MSQPIRFYHRNAIREVSDAGVTRTVLQYLREDARCTGTKEGCAEGDCGACTVVVGERNEAGGVSFKAVNACIQFLPTLDGKALFTVEDLRQPDGSLHPVQQAMVDCHGSQCGFCTPGFVMSMWALYEKHGHEHAGHAAHVGQSACAGKGACSVPSRDEIANALTGNLCRCTGYRPILDAAEQMFQADAPKQPIDVKALAQTLATLERTDTFHYESRGQHYDAPRTVEALAAIKAERPNTRILAGSTDIGLWVTKQMRELGDIVYVGQVDAMRRIDVSDAWIEIGAGVSVERGYAELAKHYPELEEMWQRFASLPIRNAGTIGGNVANGSPIGDSMPGLIALGARVVLRGGDVEREMPLEDLYLAYQKKDMAEHEFVLALKVPTRTGARANLRFRTYKVSKRFDSDISAVCAAYAYIADGDVIREPRIAFGGMAATPKRATHAEGVLADAQWHEATAQAAMIALGKDYAPLSDMRATSDYRLEAAKNTMYRFWLETRPHNPLAPQALNVRNVAAETA